The genomic DNA TTACACATAATAATATCATCTCCAAAAGAAAGACTTTATTATGAACATCCAAAACAGAATGTTCTGGACAACAGGAGAAATCAATTCTTAGGATAATGCAAACACACGTGACACTGAGACAAAGTCAATGGAGGGGACAAACAGGATAATCCACCCAAGCTGGAAGAGAAAAGTTAACTGAGAAGGAGAGATGTTCCTTCTTCCTATTACTATGTGCTCCTATACAGGAAATGGTACAAATGCAAATcgaatggaatggaatggaatgaaatCATCAAATAGAATATGATAATTCGAGGTCGTAGTAGCGACGGCTCGTCGCCTGAAAAGGGTAAATTTAAACTTTCCAGCAGAGCAGACAGTAGATCCTGGAGACCTCAGAGCAGAAGCAAATACGGAAATATAATTGCTTGTTTGGTACAACCGGACAGgacaaatattattattattgttgttgtcaTGAGTTTTGGATCAATCGTCAGAGAGAAGAGTGTCATTGAGGGTTGATCCAGCCCCAACTGACAGACAAGTTAcagagacacagagagagagagagagagagagagagagagattgttGGGCTGAGTAACAGAATAGGGGAAGCTGTCTCCTTTCTTCCTTGACAAAGAGATCAATCAAGCAATCTTCAACAACAGGGAGAGGAGATGGGGAGGCCAAAGTGTTACTTGGACATCAGCATTGGAGGGGAGCTGGAGGGGAGGATAGTGGTGGAGCTCTATGCGGATGTCGTCCCCAAGACCGCTGACAACTTCCGAGCTCTCTGCACCGGTGAGAAGGGCATCGGCCCCAACACCGGCGTCCCTCTCCACTACAAGGTCTCCTTCTCCTTATTTGGCCATACGCAAAGTTTCTGTCTTGAAGGTTGTAGTTGTCGAGGAGTCGGTGTGTCTCTGTCTCTGCAACAAGTGGATATGATGGGTTCTTAGCACTAACCTCTCTATGTTCAGTGCTTAAATTGGCTCGGTGTATTAATCATCGTCCAGAGATTAATTCATATAGTTTTCCAGCTAATAGCATTTCCATTTTCATAGCCTTCTACTGCAGTTTTTATCTTTGACCTCTGCTCAgaatgaaattatatattatggaTGATGGATGGATCTTTGTTTTGTTTGAATAAACTGATAGATATACAGAGCCATTTCAGGGGGTCCGCTTTCACCGAGTCATTAAGAACTTCATGGCCCAAGGTGGAGACATTTCAGCCGGTGATGGCACTGGGGGAGAATCAATCTACGGGTTAAAATTTGAGGACGAGAACTTCGAGCTGAAGCATGAGAGGAAAGGGATGCTATCGATGGCCAACTCTGGCCCCAACACGAATGGGTCCCAGTTCTTCATCACAACCACTCGAACTTCTCATCTTGATGGGAAGCATGTTGTGTTCGGGAAGGTAATCAAAGGGATGGGAGTTGTCCGATTGATTGAGCACGTCACTAGCGACGCAGGTGACCATCCTACGAGGGATGTTGTAATTGCTGACTGTGGGGAATTCCCTGAAGGGACAGATTACGGGATCTCAAACTTCTTCGAGGATGGGGATATGCATCTGGATTGGCCTGCTGACCTCGATGAGAGTCCCAGCGAGCTTTTGTGGTGGATGGATGTTATAGACAATATTAAGAAATTTGGGAATGAGTATTTCAAGGTAATCTTTAGAAGCACTTCGTGATTCTCTCACTAATATTCACGGTTTTGCAGTTCCTTTGTCGATGGAATACACATAATGGACTTGACTCTGGATCGACCGATGCCCTACATGCTCCCCGAACTTCTATTGGGAAATCCTTAAACTTTCATCTTGAACG from Punica granatum isolate Tunisia-2019 chromosome 2, ASM765513v2, whole genome shotgun sequence includes the following:
- the LOC116198106 gene encoding peptidyl-prolyl cis-trans isomerase CYP40-like isoform X1, translating into MGRPKCYLDISIGGELEGRIVVELYADVVPKTADNFRALCTGEKGIGPNTGVPLHYKGVRFHRVIKNFMAQGGDISAGDGTGGESIYGLKFEDENFELKHERKGMLSMANSGPNTNGSQFFITTTRTSHLDGKHVVFGKVIKGMGVVRLIEHVTSDAGDHPTRDVVIADCGEFPEGTDYGISNFFEDGDMHLDWPADLDESPSELLWWMDVIDNIKKFGNEYFKKQDYKMALRKYRKALRYLDICWEKEGIDEDKSSALRRTKSQIFTNTAACKLKLDDPRGALLDTEFAMRDGDTAKALFRQGQAHMALNDIDAAAVSFSKALELEPNDSGIKKELGAAKKKIFERREREKLAYSKMFR
- the LOC116198106 gene encoding peptidyl-prolyl cis-trans isomerase CYP40-like isoform X2; protein product: MAQGGDISAGDGTGGESIYGLKFEDENFELKHERKGMLSMANSGPNTNGSQFFITTTRTSHLDGKHVVFGKVIKGMGVVRLIEHVTSDAGDHPTRDVVIADCGEFPEGTDYGISNFFEDGDMHLDWPADLDESPSELLWWMDVIDNIKKFGNEYFKKQDYKMALRKYRKALRYLDICWEKEGIDEDKSSALRRTKSQIFTNTAACKLKLDDPRGALLDTEFAMRDGDTAKALFRQGQAHMALNDIDAAAVSFSKALELEPNDSGIKKELGAAKKKIFERREREKLAYSKMFR